Proteins co-encoded in one bacterium genomic window:
- a CDS encoding nucleotidyltransferase family protein has product MTEKDILNIIEKDEWMMNILHVAEKLNFPDWVIGAGFVRNKVWDYLHGYAKKEVETNDIDLVYYDPNGNDQKTDEDLSQKLRKETGIIWEIVNEAYAHKWNNVPPYKSTEDALSQWPETATGIGVRLEGGKLKLIAPHGIDDLINLIIKSSPKFKGGIERVKERAMEKKWIEKWPELKFNQ; this is encoded by the coding sequence ATGACCGAAAAAGACATCCTCAACATAATTGAAAAGGACGAATGGATGATGAACATCTTGCATGTCGCGGAAAAACTGAATTTCCCCGATTGGGTTATCGGAGCAGGGTTTGTGAGAAATAAAGTTTGGGATTATTTACACGGATATGCTAAAAAAGAAGTTGAAACAAACGATATAGATTTGGTTTATTATGACCCGAACGGAAACGATCAAAAAACTGACGAAGATCTATCACAAAAATTACGAAAAGAAACTGGCATAATATGGGAGATAGTAAATGAAGCGTATGCTCATAAGTGGAATAATGTGCCACCATATAAATCAACCGAGGATGCACTTTCTCAATGGCCGGAAACGGCTACGGGCATAGGTGTCAGGTTGGAAGGTGGCAAATTAAAATTAATTGCGCCTCATGGTATAGATGATTTAATAAATTTAATTATCAAATCAAGTCCAAAATTCAAAGGTGGGATAGAAAGAGTAAAAGAGAGGGCAAT